Genomic DNA from Pseudomonas sp. CCC3.1:
ATGGCATCGCCGATGGCGGTGTTTTTACCCGCGATGCCGATACGTGCTTCGTCGAGCCAGGTGCGCACGGTGTGGCGGTCGAAGGTCAGAGGCGCTTGCAGATAAGCCTGACTGCCGAACAGGATAAGACCGACCCGGTCGCCTTCGCGGTGTTCGAGAAAATCGCCGAGCAGGTTTTTAACCGAATCAAGGCGGGTGATGTCTTCGTTATTCCAGCGCATGTCGGGGTAGTCCATCGAGCCCGACACATCGACGGCCACCAATAAATCACGGCCGCTGGCGGCGATGGGCAACGGCTCGCCGAGCCATTGAGGCCGGGCCGCCGCCGTCAACAGCAGCAGCCACAGTAATAGATAGGGCGTTTGCTGACGCACAGAGGGCATGGTCGCCCGCGCCTTGCGTTTTGTCAGTTCTTCCAGATCGGTCAGGAAGCTGACTTTAAGCGCAGCCTCGCCGCTGTCGGCCGCGGGCAGCACGAGGCGCATCAACCAGGGTAATGGCAGTAAGGCGAAGAGCCATGGCCAGGCAAATTCAAACATGTTTGCGAATCCAGGTTTCGAC
This window encodes:
- a CDS encoding VWA domain-containing protein, with the translated sequence MFEFAWPWLFALLPLPWLMRLVLPAADSGEAALKVSFLTDLEELTKRKARATMPSVRQQTPYLLLWLLLLTAAARPQWLGEPLPIAASGRDLLVAVDVSGSMDYPDMRWNNEDITRLDSVKNLLGDFLEHREGDRVGLILFGSQAYLQAPLTFDRHTVRTWLDEARIGIAGKNTAIGDAIGLALKRLRQRPAESRVLILVTDGANNGGQIDPLTAARLAAEEGVKIYPIGVGADPEESTAKGMFGINPGVDLDEPAMEEIARITGGRYFRARDGQELSAIKDTLDQLEPVAQQPTQARPAQALYSWPLAGALLLSVLLVIRELWPNNPLQRVLSKRHFLQQHPEWRSRLKRLRLRRRR